Genomic segment of Caproiciproducens sp. NJN-50:
CTTAAGACCGCCTTGACGCGCGCACAGAGCTCCTTGATGCTGAACGGCTTGACAATGTAGTCGTCAGCCCCGATTTCCAGTCCGAGCACGCGGTCGATTTCCTCTCCCCTCGCCGTCAGCATCAGGATCGGGATGGAATGCGTGTCTTCGCTTTCCCTGAGTGAACGGCAGACGGTCAGCCCGTCCGGCTGCGGCATCATCCAGTCCAGAATGATCGCATCCGGGCGCTTCTTCTTCACTTCGCTCAGCAAAGAGGTCCCGTCTGGAAATTCTTCCGTGTCGTATCCGCTGTCCTGCAGACCGATAGACACAATATTCCTGATATTCGGTTCATCGTCCGCAATATAGATCAGAGCCATATTTTCCTCCCGTCACAGATCGCCCTCATTTAAATCGGGATGGACTCCGGTTTCCATGAAGATAACCCACTCGGCGATGTTGGTCGCGTGATCCCCCATGCGCTCCGCATATTTTGAGATAAACAAAAGGTCCACCTCGCGCATGACGCTCTGCGGGTTCTCCGTGATGATTCCGCAAACCTCCAGAATGATTTTGGAAAACATGGAGTCGACCTCGTCGTCGCTTTTGCAGATTGCCCTGGCCTCGTCAACCTCCCGGCTCAAAAAGACATCCATCGAGCGGCGGAACATTTCTCTCGCCGTCTCCAGCATCTGAACAACATGAGCGGCGGCAAGGCTGTTCGTGTTCAGTTCGCCGACGGTGAGAATTTCGCAGATATCCGCGCACTGGTCGGCCTCTCTTTCGATATCAGTCAAAATTTTAAGGCAGGCGGCGATGATGCGAAGATCGCCGGCAATCGGCTGCTGCAGCGCAATCAGATCCATGCAGTTCTTTTCTATGCTGTGTTCCATCCGGTCGATTTCATTGTCTGAGCCGGCCACTTCCGCGGCAAGCTCCAAATCCATTTTCTTCAGCGAAACAATCGTCTGTTCAATTTTCCGGTCAACCGCATTCCCCATTTCCGTCATTTTGGAGATCAGGTTATTCAGTTCCCGGTCAAAAATTTTTCTGGGCATGGTTTTTCCTCCTTACAGTATAGCTGAAACCCGCGCAAAAGCAAGTCAGCCGAAGCGGCCCGTAATGTAGCGTTCCGTCCGCTCATCCTTCGGCTGGTTGAACATCAGGACTGTATCGGTAAATTCCACGACCTCGCCCAGCAGGAAAAATGCGGTTTTATCCGCGATTCTGGCCGCCTGCTGCATGTTGTGAGTGACGATGATCACCGTGTACTGTTTTCTGAGGTCATCCATCAGGTCCTCGATTTTCAAAGTTGAGATCGGGTCCAGCGCGCTGGTCGGCTCATCCATCAGGATGACTTCCGGCTCCACCGCCAGGGCCCTGGCAATACACAGACGCTGCTGCTGCCCTCCGGACAGGCCCAGCGCGGATTTTTTCAGGCGGTCCTTCACCTCGTCCCACAGAGCCGCGCTCCGCAGAGAGCGCTCCACAATCTCATCGAGCTGCTTTTTTGACCGGATGCCGTGAATCCGGGGACCATAGGCGATGTTGTCGTACAATGTCATCGGAAAGGGATTCGGGGTCTGAAAGACCATTCCAACCCTCTTCCTCAGCAATGTCACATCCATGTGCGGACTGTAAATGTCTTCCCCGTCAATCGCAACCAATCCTTCAATCCTGCAGTTCTCCACCAGATCATTCATCCGATTGATTGTTTTCAGGCACGTGGACTTGCCGCACCCGGAAGGGCCGATAAACGCGGTGACCTGATTTTTGGGAATTTCAATCGAAATATTTTTCAGAGCCTGAAATTCCCCATAATACAGATTGAGGTTTTTTAAAACCAATTTTGTTTCCGTTTGCATATTAATGATGTACCCTTTCTCCGGATATTTATTCCGCATCATCTATTTGGGGTAAACCCGGGCATAAAAGTTCATTTTTATTGTATTGGAACGATGTTAAATCCACGTTAAATCCAGATTAGGGTGATTTTAAATCGGCAGGCAAAGAGCCCGGACGCAATGCGTCCGGGCTCTTTTTATCTATTGCTGTTCCGATTCAGCACATTTGTCAAACAGATGACAGGCCACATAATGCCCCGGCGAAATTTCTTTCAGCTCCGGCGTGTCCTTGCGGCAGACATCCATCACCCGGCTGCACCTCGTGCAGAACCGGCAGCCGGAGGGGGGATCGATCGGACTGGGGACTTCACCCTGCAAAATGATCCGTTCCTTTTTCCTGGTCGGGTCGATCAGCGGAATGGCGGACAGCAGCGCCTGCGTATAGGGATGGAGCGCATTGGAATACAGCTCCTTTTCCGGCGCGATTTCCATCATCTTGCCCAGATACATCACGCCGACACGGTCGCTGATATGCTTCACCACGTTAAGCCCGTGCGCGATAAACAAATACGTCAGCCCGAATTCATCCTTCAGATCGTCCAGCAGGTTCAGCACCTGTGCCTGAATGGAAACATCCAACGCGGAAACAGGTTCGTCGCAGACAATCAGCTTTGGATTCGCGGCAAGCGCGCGGGCAATCCCGACGCGCTGACGCTGGCCCCCGGAAAATTCATAGGGGTAGCGGTTGCGCTGATGCTGCGCGAGGCCGACGCAGTTGAGTAATTCAACGACACGGTCTTCCACCTTGTTCTCCGGCAGCAAATGATTGATTCGGATCGGCTCCGCGATGATGTCTCCGATCGTCATTCTCGGATTCAGGGAGGCGTAGGGGTCTTGAAAAATCAACTGAATATCCTTGCAGTACTTTCTTCGCTCTTTTTCACTCAGAGCGGTCAGGTCCGTTCCCTCATAAAATATTTTTCCGGAACTCGGCTGATAGAGGTTCACCAGCATTTTTCCGAGCGTGGTTTTCCCGCAGCCGGACTCCCCGACAAGGCCGAACGCTTCCCCCTTGTTGATGGAGAAGGAAACATCCTCGACCGCTTTCAGAACGGAGACCGGTTTCCCGAAGAAGTTCGTTTCGACTGTAAACCTTTTTGACAAATGCTGAATATCCACCAAAGTTTCACTCATCGGTCATCCGCCTCCCTTGTGTTTTCCCCGTCATAGAGAAAGCATCGGACTTTATGCCCATCCACCGTTTTCAGTTCCGGCATCTCGCGCGTGCACCGTTCCATGCAGCGGTCGCAGCGGTCGGAAAACGGACAGCCCACCGGCATGTGCAGCGGATTCGGCACCATGCCCTTGATCATATACAGGCGTTCCCCGCTCTCGTCGTCAATTTTCGGAATGGAATTGAGAAGCCCAAGCGTATAGGGATGCATCGGCCTTGCAAACAGGCTCTTGACATCCGCCTCCTCCATGATCCGGCCGCAGTACATGACGATGACGCGGTCTGCCGCCTCGGAGACAACGCCGAGGTCGTGCGTAATCAGCAGGACGGCCATATTGAATTTCTCTCTCAATGAATAGAGCAGTTCCAATATCTGCGCCTGGATCGTCACGTCGAGCGCGGTGGTCGGCTCATCCGCAATCAGCAGCTCCGGGTTGCAGGACAGCGCCATGGCGATCATGACACGCTGGCGCATTCCGCCGCTCATCTGATGAGGGTAATCGTTGATCCTTTGTTCCGGCGAAGGGATTCCGACCGTTCTCAGCATTTCAACCGTCCGCGCAAGCGCTTCTTTTTTGGAAAGTTTCAGGTGGGTCATAATGCTTTCCATAATCTGGTCCTTGACCCGGTAAACCGGGTTCAGGGACGTCATCGGTTCCTGAAAGATCATGGAAATCTGATCGCCCCGGATTTTCCGGAGTTCCTTTTCGCTCTTTTTCAGGAGGTCCTCGCCCTTATACAGGATTTCTCCGCCTACCACCCTGCCCGGTTCCTGCAGCAGTCCCATAATGGAAAGAGAGGTCACGCTTTTGCCGGAGCCGGATTCGCCGACGATCGCGAGAATTTCTCCTTTGTCAATTCCAAAGCTGACGTCGTCGACGGCGTGTACGATCCCTTTCTTTAGTTTAAAATCCGTCTTCAGATGTTTTACTTCAAGCAACATGATTTCGCACCGCCTTATCTTATTCTGGACTTTGGATCGAGCGCATCGCGAAGTCCGTCGCCGAACAGGTTAAAAGCCAGAACGGTGATGGTGATCGCCACACCGGGAAAGATCAGCGTGTAAGGAGCGGAAAAGATAAACCCGCGCGCCCTGCCCAGCATATCGCCCCATTCCGCATAGGGCGGCTGGACGCCGAGCCCCAGGAATCCAAGCGCGGCCGTGTCCAGAATGGCGGACGAGATCCCCAGCGTCGCACGAACCACGATGGAGGAGACGATGTTGGGAAGGATATGCTTAAAGATGATCCTGTAATCATTATTTCCGATGACGCGCGCCGCCTGCACATAATCGTTTTCCTTCGCCGAAAGGATGCTCCCGCGGATAATCCGCGCGTATTCAGGAATTGAAACGAGGCCGATCGCGATGATTGCCTTGTCAATCCCTTTGCCGAGAGCGGCCATAAAGGCAATGGCGAGCAGAATGGACGGAATCGCCAGCATCATATCCATGACGCGCATGATGATTGTATCCGTCTTTCCGCCCCGGTATCCGGCGATGGAGCCGAAAACAACCCCGATCGTCATGGAGATCGCCACCGCCGCGATTCCGACAAACAGTGAAATTTTCGTCCCGTCGAGCACCCTGCTGAAAATATCCCTGCCGAGCTGATCGGTTCCGAACCAGTGCTGGCCGTTCGGCGCGATAAAGCTCTGAGACATATCCGAGGAATTGGGATCATACGGAAGGATCTGCATCCCCATCAGCTCGCTGACCCAGACAACCAGCGCGACAATCGAAAGAAGCAGGATCAGATACATTCCGGCGACCGCCGCTTTATTGGCTCTCAAAGCCTCCCACATCGCTTTGACCTGCGATTCCGGCTTATCCGTATCCTTCGCAGCCTGTACTGTGTTTTTGACTTCTTCTACCTGGCTCATACAGGCTAGACCTCCCTTTTCGCGTATTTGATCCGGGGATCAAGGAACGCATAGATAATATCCACCGCAAGGTTGACCAGAACATAGACAACCGCGACCAGCAAAACCACGCCCTGAACGACAGGAAAATCGGATTTCAAGATGCAGTTGACGGTATAAGCCCCGATTCCCGGCCAGGAAAAAACGGTTTCCGTCAGCACGGCGCCGCCCAGAAGGCTGCCGAACTGAAGGCCGATCACGGTCACGATCGGAATCAGCGCATTGCGGAGCGCATGCTTGTGGATCACTTTCCGATTGGAAATTCCCTTCGCCCTGGCGGTCCGGATATAATCCTGATCCAGGCTTTCCAGCATGCTGGAGCGAGTCATCCTCGTGATGATAGCCATGGAGTACATGCCGAGCGCAAGCGCCGGCAAAACCAGATGGCGAAGCGAATCCGCCAACGCCTGCGTATTTCCGGAAGCAATTGAATCGATCAGATAAAAGCCCGTCATCGCGGGCGGCTGATAGAGAGGATTCAGCCTCCCCGTTGAAGGCAGCCAGTGCAGCGTGCCGGAAAACAGAATGATCAACAGGATGCCCAGCCAGAAAATCGGCATGGAAACGCCGATCAGAGCCAGGACTCTTCCTCCGTTGTCAAAAATAGAATTCTTTTTTACCGCGGAGACAACCCCAAGCAGGATTCCGATGACGGAAGCAAAAATAATCGCCGCAATCGCCAGTTCAATCGTTGCGGGGAAACGCGAGAAAATCTCCTGGGTAACCGGGGCCTTTGTATAATAGGAAGTTCCGAGATTCCCCGTCAGCGCATCCTTGATGTAATTGACATACTGCAGCCAAACCGGATCGTTCAGTCCGTTGGCCTGCCTCCAGGCCTGCATGGACTCCTGCGTTGCATGCTCCCCCAGGACAATCGGCGCAGGATCGGGAGAAAACACGCGCATAATCAGAAATACGATGATGGAAACGCCGATCAGAACCGGTATCAGCATCAATATCCTCTTGATGATATATTTGATCATTTGCATCAGCCTTTCCGCCTTAGGCACTCGATTTTAAACAGCAGCCCGCTGTTTAAAATCGAACGCCCTGCGGCTTTTGACAGAATCAATCTTTTTTTGCGCTAATAACAATCTTTGCCGGACACCGCCGCGCGGTGCCCGGCTTTTGACTGAATTGATTAATCTTTGGAGACGCCGGCCAGCGGAACGACACCGGTCACATGATAATAGAAGTCATGGACATCCGGACGGTAAGCGCAAAGATTCTGGGAATGGGAAATCGTCAGCCAGGGATTTTCTTCGGCCGCAATTTTTTCAAGCTGGGTGTAAATGGCATTTCGGGAATCGCCCTCCGGCGCGGCAAGGCCCTGTGCGATCAGTTTGTTGAACTCCGGATTCTTATAACGCGCCACATTCTGACTGGGATCGTCCACGGACAGCAGGCTCATGAAGTTGTCCGGGTCGCCGTTGTCTCCGGTCCAGCCGTAGAAGCAGATATCGTAGTCGCCTTCGGTCGCCTTCGACTTATAGGTGGTCCAGTCATAAGAATCGATCTTGCAGGTGACTCCGACCTTGGTGAGATATCCCTGAATCGCTTCCGCAAGCGCCTGGCCGTTCGCCGTGTTGTACGGTCTCGGGTTCGTATAGGTGATCATATGTACCTGAGTCAGTCCGGCAGCCTGCAGCGCCGCTTTCGCAGCATCCGGATCGTAAGAGGTCTGCGTAACGCTCTTGTCATAGCCATCGATAAAAGTCGGAAGGATCGAAGTGGCCGGGTCGGAATATCCCTGGTACAGGCTCTTGACCAGTTCCGGAACATTGACCGCCTGCGAGATCGCCTTGCGGAGCTTCGCGTCGTTGAACGGCGCCTTGCTGGTGTTGTAAGCCATATAGTTGGTCGTCATGCCTTTGGCCTGAAATAGCTTGTTGCCCGCGCTTTCAATCTGATTGACAACCGTCGCGTCAATCCCGTCGATCATGTCCGCTTCGCCGTTGTTCAGAGCCACGACGCGCGCGGAGTTGTCTGCAATGAATTTAAAGACAACGTTCTTGGTCTTCGCCTTGTCGCCCCAATAGCTGTCATCGCGGACCAAAACGACATCCTCGCCTTTATCCCAGCGGACAAACTTGTAGGGTCCCGTGCCGCAGGGAGCCTGGTTGACGTTATTGTTGTTGTCCTTCAGAGCCTTCGGGCTCACGACGGGGGCACCGAACACCATGGCCAGATTTTTCAGGAGCGGCGTGCAGGCGGCTTTCAGCGTGATTTTAACGGTGTTTTCATCTACCGCCTCGGCGCTTTTCACGGAACCGTAAACAAACGAAGCGTAAGACATGTCGCTTGTCACCTTCGGCGGAAGCTGGCGCTCGATGTTATAGACAACCGCATCCGCGTTAAAGTCGGTGCCGTCCTGGAACTTTACGCCCTCCTGCAGCTTGAAGGTGTAGGTAAGTCCGTCGCCGCTGACCTCCCAGCTTTTTGCAAGGCAAGGCTCTACCTTTGTGGAATCCTTGTCATATTTTAGCAAACCCTCGTAGATATTGCACGTAATTTTCGCCGATTCTCCATCGTCGACAAGCGCCGGGTCCAGGCCTCTCGGCTCAGCGCCCTGAGCATAGGTAAGAGTATCGCTCGCTTCGGATTTCTGACTGGAGGCAGCCCCCGACGCAGAACCGGACGCCGCGGAGCCGGAACCGGACCCATTTCCGGCGCATCCTGCAAGAGACGAGAATGCAATTGCACCGGCAAGCACAATTGGAATCCACTTGTTCATTTTCTTCAATTTCATAACACTCCCAACATTTTTCAAATTTTACTATGAACAGAAGGCGTTTGACCTATTTCCCTGTCAAACGCCTTCTTCCAATGAATTTTATTTTATCATGTTCCATTTATCCATTCAATAGTA
This window contains:
- a CDS encoding response regulator transcription factor produces the protein MALIYIADDEPNIRNIVSIGLQDSGYDTEEFPDGTSLLSEVKKKRPDAIILDWMMPQPDGLTVCRSLRESEDTHSIPILMLTARGEEIDRVLGLEIGADDYIVKPFSIKELCARVKAVLRRSGRREEPDGEIFRHGSLVVDVMRHQVTRGGKTIDLTAKEFDLLVMLMKNRGRVMTRDTLLDKVWGVEYFGDTRTVDVHVRYLRQKIEEDPDAPVCIQTVRGVGYRFSEE
- a CDS encoding ABC transporter substrate-binding protein yields the protein MKKMNKWIPIVLAGAIAFSSLAGCAGNGSGSGSAASGSASGAASSQKSEASDTLTYAQGAEPRGLDPALVDDGESAKITCNIYEGLLKYDKDSTKVEPCLAKSWEVSGDGLTYTFKLQEGVKFQDGTDFNADAVVYNIERQLPPKVTSDMSYASFVYGSVKSAEAVDENTVKITLKAACTPLLKNLAMVFGAPVVSPKALKDNNNNVNQAPCGTGPYKFVRWDKGEDVVLVRDDSYWGDKAKTKNVVFKFIADNSARVVALNNGEADMIDGIDATVVNQIESAGNKLFQAKGMTTNYMAYNTSKAPFNDAKLRKAISQAVNVPELVKSLYQGYSDPATSILPTFIDGYDKSVTQTSYDPDAAKAALQAAGLTQVHMITYTNPRPYNTANGQALAEAIQGYLTKVGVTCKIDSYDWTTYKSKATEGDYDICFYGWTGDNGDPDNFMSLLSVDDPSQNVARYKNPEFNKLIAQGLAAPEGDSRNAIYTQLEKIAAEENPWLTISHSQNLCAYRPDVHDFYYHVTGVVPLAGVSKD
- a CDS encoding ABC transporter ATP-binding protein encodes the protein MLLEVKHLKTDFKLKKGIVHAVDDVSFGIDKGEILAIVGESGSGKSVTSLSIMGLLQEPGRVVGGEILYKGEDLLKKSEKELRKIRGDQISMIFQEPMTSLNPVYRVKDQIMESIMTHLKLSKKEALARTVEMLRTVGIPSPEQRINDYPHQMSGGMRQRVMIAMALSCNPELLIADEPTTALDVTIQAQILELLYSLREKFNMAVLLITHDLGVVSEAADRVIVMYCGRIMEEADVKSLFARPMHPYTLGLLNSIPKIDDESGERLYMIKGMVPNPLHMPVGCPFSDRCDRCMERCTREMPELKTVDGHKVRCFLYDGENTREADDR
- a CDS encoding ABC transporter permease → MSQVEEVKNTVQAAKDTDKPESQVKAMWEALRANKAAVAGMYLILLLSIVALVVWVSELMGMQILPYDPNSSDMSQSFIAPNGQHWFGTDQLGRDIFSRVLDGTKISLFVGIAAVAISMTIGVVFGSIAGYRGGKTDTIIMRVMDMMLAIPSILLAIAFMAALGKGIDKAIIAIGLVSIPEYARIIRGSILSAKENDYVQAARVIGNNDYRIIFKHILPNIVSSIVVRATLGISSAILDTAALGFLGLGVQPPYAEWGDMLGRARGFIFSAPYTLIFPGVAITITVLAFNLFGDGLRDALDPKSRIR
- the phoU gene encoding phosphate signaling complex protein PhoU; the encoded protein is MPRKIFDRELNNLISKMTEMGNAVDRKIEQTIVSLKKMDLELAAEVAGSDNEIDRMEHSIEKNCMDLIALQQPIAGDLRIIAACLKILTDIEREADQCADICEILTVGELNTNSLAAAHVVQMLETAREMFRRSMDVFLSREVDEARAICKSDDEVDSMFSKIILEVCGIITENPQSVMREVDLLFISKYAERMGDHATNIAEWVIFMETGVHPDLNEGDL
- a CDS encoding ABC transporter permease — its product is MIKYIIKRILMLIPVLIGVSIIVFLIMRVFSPDPAPIVLGEHATQESMQAWRQANGLNDPVWLQYVNYIKDALTGNLGTSYYTKAPVTQEIFSRFPATIELAIAAIIFASVIGILLGVVSAVKKNSIFDNGGRVLALIGVSMPIFWLGILLIILFSGTLHWLPSTGRLNPLYQPPAMTGFYLIDSIASGNTQALADSLRHLVLPALALGMYSMAIITRMTRSSMLESLDQDYIRTARAKGISNRKVIHKHALRNALIPIVTVIGLQFGSLLGGAVLTETVFSWPGIGAYTVNCILKSDFPVVQGVVLLVAVVYVLVNLAVDIIYAFLDPRIKYAKREV
- the pstB gene encoding phosphate ABC transporter ATP-binding protein PstB, which encodes MQTETKLVLKNLNLYYGEFQALKNISIEIPKNQVTAFIGPSGCGKSTCLKTINRMNDLVENCRIEGLVAIDGEDIYSPHMDVTLLRKRVGMVFQTPNPFPMTLYDNIAYGPRIHGIRSKKQLDEIVERSLRSAALWDEVKDRLKKSALGLSGGQQQRLCIARALAVEPEVILMDEPTSALDPISTLKIEDLMDDLRKQYTVIIVTHNMQQAARIADKTAFFLLGEVVEFTDTVLMFNQPKDERTERYITGRFG
- a CDS encoding ABC transporter ATP-binding protein, producing MSETLVDIQHLSKRFTVETNFFGKPVSVLKAVEDVSFSINKGEAFGLVGESGCGKTTLGKMLVNLYQPSSGKIFYEGTDLTALSEKERRKYCKDIQLIFQDPYASLNPRMTIGDIIAEPIRINHLLPENKVEDRVVELLNCVGLAQHQRNRYPYEFSGGQRQRVGIARALAANPKLIVCDEPVSALDVSIQAQVLNLLDDLKDEFGLTYLFIAHGLNVVKHISDRVGVMYLGKMMEIAPEKELYSNALHPYTQALLSAIPLIDPTRKKERIILQGEVPSPIDPPSGCRFCTRCSRVMDVCRKDTPELKEISPGHYVACHLFDKCAESEQQ